One window of the Peptacetobacter hiranonis genome contains the following:
- a CDS encoding alpha/beta hydrolase, giving the protein MKCREFRFEGADGKEISAIRWENEDEYKIKGIVQISHGMAENAKRYERFAKKLTKSGYIVYINDHRGHGESEKCLDDLGYLAESDGFDILVKDMKILTDIIKAENQGVPIYLFGHSMGSFAAQKYLIDYADSVNAIILSGSCGDFGSVLKLATPVISCVELVHGDRHRSKFLDKLIFGGNNRQFKNPRTNFDWLSRDEKEVDKYIADEKCGFICTTGFYRDFINGLKYIEDKRNLLKLTNHVPVLIISGEKDPVGKNGKGVKNLYDRYIKYGLKDVSMKLYKDARHEILNEINRDEVMQDIVEWLGTK; this is encoded by the coding sequence TTGAAGTGTAGGGAATTCAGATTCGAAGGAGCAGATGGGAAAGAAATATCTGCTATTAGATGGGAGAATGAAGACGAATACAAGATAAAAGGTATTGTTCAAATCTCTCATGGAATGGCTGAAAATGCAAAAAGATATGAACGTTTTGCAAAGAAGCTTACAAAATCTGGATATATAGTATATATAAATGATCATAGAGGTCATGGGGAAAGTGAAAAATGCCTTGATGATTTAGGATATCTTGCTGAAAGTGATGGCTTTGATATACTTGTCAAGGATATGAAAATACTTACAGATATAATAAAAGCTGAAAATCAAGGAGTTCCAATATATCTTTTCGGACATAGTATGGGCTCATTTGCGGCACAGAAATATCTTATAGACTATGCTGATTCTGTAAATGCGATAATTCTTTCAGGGTCTTGTGGAGATTTTGGGTCTGTTTTAAAGCTGGCAACACCTGTAATATCATGTGTTGAACTAGTACACGGAGATAGACATAGAAGCAAATTCTTAGATAAATTGATTTTTGGTGGAAATAATAGACAATTTAAAAATCCTAGAACAAACTTTGACTGGCTTTCTAGAGATGAAAAAGAGGTAGATAAATATATAGCCGATGAAAAATGTGGCTTTATATGTACTACAGGATTTTATAGAGATTTTATAAATGGTCTAAAATATATTGAAGACAAAAGAAATTTATTAAAACTAACTAATCACGTACCTGTTTTAATAATATCTGGAGAAAAAGATCCGGTTGGTAAAAATGGAAAAGGTGTAAAAAACTTGTACGACAGATATATAAAATATGGTTTAAAAGATGTTTCAATGAAGCTATATAAAGATGCTAGACATGAAATATTAAATGAAATTAATCGTGATGAGGTAATGCAAGACATTGTAGAATGGCTTGGAACGAAATAA